A portion of the Papaver somniferum cultivar HN1 unplaced genomic scaffold, ASM357369v1 unplaced-scaffold_47, whole genome shotgun sequence genome contains these proteins:
- the LOC113342753 gene encoding F-box/kelch-repeat protein At3g04660-like — protein sequence MGFDPAAKKHKVICIWHVMISDFETFRWDYLCEVLTVGDIKWRRIELPPFKLQNEYCQRKHTIYLNGFIYFCTENFLKLGEKGSDKIVAFDVGAEKFRVITVPSFIFNQPRDVYPSNRLIELETRLALLTRMKDYTAKLWVFDDVNGNIKEMNSSTSISSNLNWTEVTIELPYLWGEDRDVSFHSVVGTDHIVIQSRENQSIFTHHLYNWKTKSCKQIDISGFKYHPSISTVSTLTESLLHVR from the coding sequence ATGGGATTCGATCCTGCGGCAAAGAAGCACAAAGTGATATGTATATGGCACGTAATGATATCTGATTTCGAGACGTTCCGTTGGGACTATTTGTGTGAAGTTTTAACTGTAGGagacatcaaatggagaaggattGAGCTCCCACCATTCAAGCTTCAAAATGAATATTGCCAACGCAAACACACAATTTATCTGAATGGTTTTATATACTTTTgcactgaaaattttctgaaattaGGTGAGAAGGGTAGCGACAAGATAGTGGCATTTGATGTTGGGGCAGAGAAGTTCAGAGTGATCACAGTCCCGAGTTTCATCTTTAATCAACCAAGGGATGTTTATCCGTCTAACCGTTTAATAGAACTGGAAACCCGCTTAGCTCTATTAACTAGAATGAAGGATTACACTGCCAAGCTATGGGTATTTGATGATGTTAATGGGAACATCAAAGAGATGAATAGTAGCACAAGTATTAGCAGTAACCTAAACTGGACAGAAGTTACTATTGAATTACCTTATTTATGGGGCGAGGATCGGGATGTTTCTTTTCATTCAGTTGTTGGGACTGATCACATAGTCATTCAATCCCGTGAAAATCAATCTATCTTCACGCATCATTTATACAACTGGAAAACCAAGTCTTGCAAACAGATCGATATCAGTGGGTTTAAGTACCATCCATCAATTTCCACGGTTTCAACTCTGACGGAGAGTCTTTTGCATGTTCGGTAG